Proteins from a single region of Phycisphaeraceae bacterium D3-23:
- the raiA gene encoding ribosome-associated translation inhibitor RaiA, with product MQMNIRTLNLDASPALDDHATERLEAALAHFAGRVGAVDVRLEDIHGHRHGQEMRCTLRVHLEGAGVVMIEQVDPDIYHAIDTAAHRLKRVVRRKINRSRTFSHQRHTDQRRAA from the coding sequence ATGCAGATGAACATCCGAACCCTCAACCTTGACGCCAGCCCCGCGCTGGACGACCACGCCACCGAGCGGCTTGAAGCGGCGCTTGCGCACTTCGCCGGCCGGGTCGGCGCGGTCGATGTCCGGCTTGAAGATATCCACGGCCACCGCCACGGCCAGGAGATGCGTTGCACGCTGCGGGTCCACCTCGAAGGCGCGGGGGTCGTGATGATCGAGCAGGTCGACCCCGACATCTACCACGCGATCGACACCGCGGCGCACCGGCTCAAGCGCGTCGTCCGCCGAAAGATTAATCGGTCGCGCACATTCAGCCATCAACGCCACACCGACCAGCGCCGCGCGGCCTAG
- a CDS encoding FAD-dependent oxidoreductase, with the protein MPLLRFVALLMLAFFLLGVGGCASTSGVGANDPDLPPAGRYDVVVYGGTSAGVIAAVQAKRDGLSVVIVGPDVHLGGLSSGGLGATDSGDKSVIGGLSLDFYERLGAHYGRDDAAWTFEPHVAEQVFEQYVAEHDIPVFRDRWLDREGGVAMDGQRIVSVTMLDGSTFHGSVFIDATYEGDLMAAAGVSYTVGREPNDTYGETLNGVAIHEDRYHQFAAPVDPYVVPGDPSSGLLPGVSADPPGTDGQGDRRIQAYCFRMCLTQVAENRVPFPMPAGYDPARYELLLRTVLAGANRHGAGFFSTHPMPNGKTDSNNAGPFSTDHIGANYEYPEAGYARRAEIIEDHRRYQQGLMYFLSNDARVPAELRETVGRWGLCKDEFVDSGHWPHQLYIREARRMVGDFVVTEGHVRRDMETPRPIGMGSYNMDSHHVQRYVTAEGHVRNEGDVQVSPGGAYPIDYGAIVPKRGECENLLVPVCVSASHIAFGSIRMEPVFMVLGQSAAQAAKIAIAEGVAVQDVDAARLEAAMLEAGQVLRAPSRGLDPKTLAGVVVDDEDARFVGEWTHSQSTPGFVHNGYRHDGDARDGEASARFHTNALSPGRYEVRLAYTPNANRSRTTRVTVHHGGGESVVTVDQRAAPPIDGAFVSLGVFAFEDGTPATVVVTNAGADGYVIADAVQWLPAGR; encoded by the coding sequence ATGCCCCTGCTCCGATTTGTCGCGCTGCTGATGCTGGCCTTCTTCCTGCTCGGCGTCGGCGGCTGCGCTTCGACGTCCGGGGTGGGCGCGAACGATCCCGACCTACCACCGGCTGGCCGCTACGACGTCGTCGTCTACGGCGGGACGTCGGCGGGCGTTATCGCGGCGGTGCAGGCCAAGCGCGACGGGCTGAGCGTCGTGATCGTTGGGCCCGATGTCCACCTGGGCGGCTTGTCGTCGGGTGGGCTAGGCGCAACCGATAGCGGGGACAAGTCGGTCATCGGCGGATTGTCGCTGGACTTCTACGAACGCCTGGGCGCACACTACGGCCGCGATGACGCGGCGTGGACGTTCGAGCCGCATGTCGCGGAGCAGGTGTTTGAACAGTACGTCGCCGAGCACGATATCCCGGTGTTCCGCGACCGCTGGCTTGACCGCGAAGGCGGTGTCGCGATGGACGGCCAGCGCATCGTGTCGGTGACGATGCTCGACGGCTCGACGTTCCACGGCAGCGTTTTTATCGACGCGACCTACGAGGGGGACCTGATGGCCGCGGCCGGCGTGAGCTACACCGTCGGCCGCGAGCCGAACGACACGTACGGCGAGACACTCAACGGCGTCGCGATCCACGAAGATCGGTATCACCAGTTCGCCGCGCCGGTGGACCCGTATGTCGTGCCGGGCGACCCGTCGAGTGGCTTGTTGCCCGGTGTGAGCGCGGACCCGCCGGGGACCGACGGGCAGGGCGACCGCCGGATTCAGGCATACTGTTTCCGCATGTGCCTGACGCAGGTCGCGGAGAACCGCGTGCCGTTCCCCATGCCCGCCGGCTACGACCCGGCACGTTACGAGCTGCTCTTGCGAACGGTTCTGGCCGGCGCGAACCGCCACGGCGCGGGCTTCTTTTCGACGCACCCGATGCCGAACGGCAAGACCGACTCGAACAACGCCGGGCCTTTTTCGACCGACCACATCGGCGCGAACTACGAGTACCCCGAGGCGGGTTACGCCCGGCGCGCCGAGATCATCGAAGACCACCGGCGCTACCAGCAGGGGCTGATGTACTTCCTCTCCAACGACGCGCGTGTCCCGGCCGAGCTGCGCGAGACGGTGGGGCGGTGGGGGCTGTGCAAGGACGAGTTTGTCGACAGCGGCCACTGGCCCCACCAGCTCTACATCCGCGAGGCCCGGCGGATGGTCGGCGACTTCGTCGTCACCGAGGGCCACGTGCGGCGCGACATGGAGACGCCCCGGCCGATCGGGATGGGGTCGTACAACATGGACTCGCACCACGTGCAGCGGTACGTCACCGCCGAGGGCCATGTGCGCAACGAGGGCGATGTGCAGGTCTCGCCCGGCGGGGCGTACCCGATCGACTACGGCGCGATCGTCCCGAAGCGCGGGGAGTGTGAGAACCTGCTGGTGCCGGTGTGCGTGAGCGCGTCGCACATCGCGTTTGGCTCGATCCGGATGGAGCCGGTGTTCATGGTGCTGGGCCAGTCCGCGGCGCAGGCGGCGAAGATTGCGATCGCGGAGGGCGTCGCGGTGCAGGATGTGGACGCCGCGCGGCTTGAAGCGGCGATGCTTGAGGCCGGGCAGGTGCTGCGTGCGCCGTCGCGGGGGCTGGACCCCAAGACGCTGGCGGGTGTAGTCGTGGATGATGAGGATGCCCGGTTTGTCGGTGAATGGACGCATAGCCAGTCGACCCCGGGTTTCGTCCACAACGGCTACCGGCACGATGGCGATGCGCGTGACGGCGAAGCGTCAGCGCGATTCCATACAAACGCACTCTCGCCGGGTAGGTACGAGGTGCGACTGGCGTATACGCCCAATGCAAACCGGTCGCGCACGACGCGCGTGACGGTGCATCATGGCGGGGGCGAGTCGGTGGTGACGGTCGATCAGCGTGCCGCGCCGCCGATCGACGGTGCGTTTGTGTCGCTTGGGGTGTTTGCGTTCGAGGACGGCACGCCCGCGACGGTGGTCGTCACGAACGCAGGCGCGGACGGCTACGTCATCGCCGACGCGGTGCAGTGGCTGCCGGCGGGGCGTTAG
- a CDS encoding sigma-70 region 4 domain-containing protein gives MASKDATRIRQYLQTLERDDRYILLLYYADGLTTLEIGSLLGLSAAKVDNRLGFFRTRLGGMLDFAHTHANTAGAPGTRPAAYA, from the coding sequence ATGGCGAGCAAGGACGCGACACGGATCCGGCAGTACCTCCAGACGCTGGAACGCGACGACCGCTACATCCTCTTGCTCTACTACGCCGACGGCCTCACCACCCTCGAGATCGGCTCGCTCCTCGGGCTCTCCGCCGCCAAGGTCGATAACCGCCTGGGCTTTTTCCGCACCCGGCTGGGCGGCATGCTCGACTTCGCACACACCCACGCCAACACCGCCGGCGCCCCGGGCACCCGCCCCGCCGCATACGCTTGA